The Pecten maximus chromosome 11, xPecMax1.1, whole genome shotgun sequence genome has a segment encoding these proteins:
- the LOC117338167 gene encoding sex peptide receptor-like has product MVISTNSFLPEFPSNLTFPIYGILCPIIAILTLISNFIVVCVFMKRQMRSVTTVFLAGLAVSDTLSAALWSITHFFFYGIRDKRNEPLLYPDCIFHDFALYFAVIFHTTSVWLTLTLGLQRCIIVVKPFKGPRLWTIRKSTFIAVMAYLIPTIFFTPLFFMKNYIPFHFIADDNTTSVYCTAYLAPWFVNDVKPFSIVYYIFRGVFVQLLPCVLMMISTAILAYKLRHERILQRHMSRIVDGQKRDFQRRQRTTLMVVIIMVIFMIVEIPTGIVFGIKFYEDTTNKLILTRDVDYPFAIFQNFLLLLSYHCNFWIYVGLSARFRKTLQNFFFGYSLKKTMEEVISLSIRTPHNYSDRSTRQSLVVNGNGHCYTER; this is encoded by the coding sequence ATGGTAATCAGCACAAATTCTTTTCTTCCGGAATTTCCGTCAAATTTGACATTTCCAATTTATGGAATACTCTGTCCTATAATAGCCATATTGACACTGATTTCTAACTTTATCGTAGTCTGTGTGTTTATGAAGCGACAGATGCGATCGGTCACTACAGTATTTTTGGCCGGACTAGCGGTATCCGACACGCTGTCCGCGGCACTCTGGAGCATCACTCATTTCTTCTTTTACGGAATAAGGGATAAACGGAACGAACCATTGCTATATCCTGACTGCATATTTCACGACTTTGCGCTCTACTTTGCGGTAATATTCCATACGACATCGGTCTGGCTCACACTGACACTTGGATTACAACGGTGTATAATCGTTGTCAAACCATTCAAAGGACCAAGATTATGGACAATTCGTAAGTCGACTTTCATAGCTGTGATGGCGTATCTGATTCCGACGATATTTTTCACTCCCCTCTTTTTCATGAAGAACTATATTCCGTTTCATTTTATCGCGGATGATAACACAACATCGGTCTATTGTACGGCATATCTAGCGCCCTGGTTTGTTAATGACGTGAAGCCGTTCAGCATTGTCTATTACATCTTCCGGGGTGTATTCGTTCAGCTTCTCCCATGTGTGTTAATGATGATAAGTACCGCCATACTGGCGTACAAACTACGTCACGAGAGGATACTGCAACGCCACATGTCGCGGATAGTGGACGGACAAAAACGCGACTTTCAGCGGAGACAGCGGACAACTCTTATGGTTGTTATTATTATGGTCATTTTCATGATTGTAGAAATTCCAACTGGAATTGTCTTTGGGATTAAATTCTACGAAGATACAACAAATAAACTAATTTTGACCAGAGATGTGGATTATCCGTTTGcaatatttcagaattttttgttattgttaagTTACCATTGTAATTTTTGGATTTACGTTGGACTGAGTGCACGATTTAGAAAAACTCTTCAGAATTTCTTTTTTGGCTATTCCTTAAAGAAAACAATGGAAGAAGTAATTTCTTTGAGTATCAGAACCCCTCATAATTACTCTGATAGAAGTACTCGCCAATCACTTGTTGTGAATGGCAACGGCCATTGCTACACCGAGAGATGA